A genomic segment from Pseudomonas mendocina encodes:
- a CDS encoding dynamin-like GTPase family protein produces the protein MSMERLSQQVDAYVAWKRELMREITRYRSWLEHNRLNSEAVQAKLERALKILRTDHITLAFVGEFSRGKTELINSLFFSEYGQRMLPSHAGRTTMCPTELFFDPRSERPYIRLLPIETRTASASVAQFKRIPRHWVNIPLDTSDPANMALAFSQVAKTKAMPVEQAIQLGFHPDMLEGTGKRGQVLVPAWRHAMVNFDHPLLRQGLRILDTPGLNALGSEPELTLSMLPNAQAIIFLLSADTGVTASDMSIWQQHIRQLDEDAQTCLFAVLNKIDVLWDDLAGETFVQNAISQIQSTTAKQLGIAKQDVLPLSAKQALLAKVRKDEALLARSQMANLETLLCERIVAQKERLIEDHVVRQVLALVNNSQHVLNLRLEKVGEQLALLGNHQQDNGQLLFELTAKTKEDHNQHHKRLLGLKTNQRLLQRQGQLLRHAARAERLEQHLNEVRRNLTGSWTTLGINQAILHFFRAVEQDLHNLEHEAEMANKMVAAIYRRHNEESPLGGVDAPQFKIQRYLRELKKLQDKGDQFRLHVKTLLTEQRSLTRRFFATLAQEVIGLHQRLRLDAEQWAADALMPLMQHTLEHKQMLESHMLRLKALAQETQQTRKRSLQLARYQEELEQQLAQASDMLRVLRRPAPVQRQGKVVSLPVAARQQSQ, from the coding sequence ATGAGCATGGAACGTCTCAGCCAGCAGGTTGACGCCTACGTCGCCTGGAAACGCGAACTGATGCGCGAGATCACGCGCTATCGCAGCTGGCTGGAGCACAACCGGCTCAACTCCGAGGCGGTTCAGGCCAAGCTCGAACGTGCGCTGAAGATCCTGCGTACCGACCACATCACCCTGGCTTTCGTCGGCGAGTTCTCGCGCGGCAAGACCGAGCTGATCAACAGCCTGTTCTTCTCCGAATACGGCCAGCGCATGCTGCCTTCGCATGCCGGGCGCACCACCATGTGCCCCACCGAGCTGTTCTTCGACCCACGCTCGGAGCGTCCCTACATTCGCCTGCTGCCGATCGAGACCCGCACGGCCTCGGCCAGTGTCGCGCAGTTCAAACGCATCCCTCGGCACTGGGTGAACATTCCGCTGGATACCAGCGACCCGGCCAACATGGCGCTGGCCTTCAGCCAGGTGGCCAAGACCAAAGCCATGCCGGTGGAACAGGCGATCCAGCTCGGCTTCCACCCAGACATGCTCGAAGGCACCGGCAAGCGCGGCCAGGTGCTGGTGCCGGCCTGGCGCCACGCCATGGTCAACTTCGACCACCCGCTGCTGCGCCAGGGCCTGCGTATTCTCGATACTCCCGGCCTAAACGCCCTGGGTAGCGAGCCCGAGCTGACCCTGTCGATGCTGCCCAACGCCCAGGCGATCATCTTCCTGCTGTCCGCCGATACCGGCGTCACCGCCAGCGACATGAGCATCTGGCAGCAGCACATCCGCCAACTCGATGAAGACGCCCAGACTTGCCTGTTCGCCGTGCTGAACAAGATCGACGTGCTCTGGGACGACCTGGCCGGCGAGACCTTCGTGCAGAACGCCATCAGCCAGATTCAGAGCACCACTGCCAAACAGCTGGGCATCGCCAAGCAGGACGTGCTGCCGCTGTCGGCCAAGCAGGCGCTGCTGGCCAAGGTGCGCAAGGACGAGGCGCTGCTGGCTCGCAGCCAGATGGCCAACCTGGAAACCTTACTGTGCGAGCGCATTGTGGCGCAGAAGGAGCGCCTGATCGAAGATCATGTGGTGCGCCAGGTCCTGGCGCTGGTGAACAACAGCCAGCATGTGCTCAACCTGCGCCTGGAGAAGGTCGGCGAACAACTGGCCCTGCTCGGCAATCATCAGCAGGACAACGGCCAACTGCTGTTCGAGCTGACCGCCAAGACCAAGGAAGACCACAACCAGCACCACAAGCGCCTGCTCGGCCTGAAGACCAATCAGCGCCTGCTGCAACGCCAGGGCCAGTTGCTGCGCCATGCGGCACGCGCCGAGCGTCTGGAGCAACACCTGAACGAGGTGCGTCGCAACCTCACCGGCAGTTGGACCACCCTCGGCATCAACCAGGCCATCCTGCATTTCTTCCGCGCCGTAGAGCAGGACCTGCACAACCTGGAGCACGAAGCGGAGATGGCCAACAAGATGGTCGCCGCCATCTATCGCCGACACAACGAAGAAAGCCCGCTGGGCGGCGTCGATGCGCCGCAGTTCAAGATCCAGCGCTACCTGCGCGAGCTGAAGAAGCTGCAGGACAAGGGCGATCAGTTCCGCCTGCACGTGAAGACGTTGCTCACCGAACAACGCAGCCTGACCCGGCGCTTCTTCGCCACTCTGGCTCAAGAAGTGATTGGCCTGCACCAGCGCCTGCGCCTGGACGCCGAACAGTGGGCCGCCGATGCACTGATGCCGCTGATGCAGCACACCCTGGAACACAAGCAGATGCTGGAAAGCCACATGCTGCGCCTCAAGGCGCTGGCCCAGGAAACCCAGCAAACGCGCAAGCGCAGCCTGCAACTTGCGCGCTACCAGGAAGAGCTGGAGCAGCAACTGGCCCAGGCCAGCGACATGCTCCGCGTGCTGCGCCGCCCGGCACCAGTGCAGCGCCAGGGCAAGGTGGTCAGCCTGCCGGTGGCGGCACGGCAACAAAGCCAGTAG
- the metX gene encoding homoserine O-succinyltransferase MetX, translated as MPTAFPEDSVGLVSPQVFRFSEPLALACGRSLAEYELVVETYGELNAARSNAVLICHALSGHHHAAGYHSPDDRKPGWWDSCIGPGKPIDTNKFFVVSLNNLGGCNGSTGPSSTNPATGKPYGADFPVMTVEDWVHSQARLADVLGIKQWAAVIGGSLGGMQAMQWTISYPERVRHCLAIASAPKLSAQNIAFNEVARQAILTDPEFHGGHFQEQGVIPKRGLMLARMVGHITYLSDDAMGEKFGRGLKSEKLNYDFHSVEFQVESYLRYQGEEFSGRFDANTYLLMTKALDYFDPAAAHDGDLAKTLAVAKADFCLMSFTTDWRFSPARSREIVDALLAAKKNVCYLEIDAPQGHDAFLMPIPRYLQAFGSYMKRIEV; from the coding sequence ATGCCCACTGCCTTTCCCGAAGATTCCGTCGGCCTGGTCAGCCCCCAGGTGTTCCGTTTCAGCGAGCCATTGGCGCTCGCCTGCGGGCGTAGCCTGGCCGAGTACGAACTGGTCGTCGAAACCTATGGCGAGCTGAACGCCGCGCGCAGCAATGCCGTGCTGATCTGCCATGCCCTGTCCGGCCACCATCACGCCGCCGGCTACCACAGCCCGGATGATCGCAAACCCGGCTGGTGGGACAGCTGCATCGGCCCCGGCAAGCCGATCGACACCAACAAATTCTTCGTCGTCAGCCTCAACAACCTCGGCGGTTGCAACGGCTCTACCGGCCCGAGTAGCACCAACCCGGCCACTGGCAAACCCTACGGCGCCGATTTCCCGGTGATGACCGTGGAAGACTGGGTGCATAGCCAGGCGCGCCTGGCCGATGTGCTCGGCATCAAGCAATGGGCGGCGGTGATCGGCGGCAGCCTGGGCGGCATGCAGGCCATGCAGTGGACCATCAGCTACCCCGAGCGCGTGCGTCACTGTCTGGCCATCGCCTCGGCCCCCAAACTGTCGGCGCAGAACATCGCCTTCAACGAAGTGGCGCGCCAGGCGATTCTCACCGACCCGGAGTTCCACGGCGGGCATTTCCAGGAACAGGGTGTGATCCCCAAGCGCGGCCTGATGCTGGCGCGCATGGTCGGCCATATCACCTACCTGTCCGATGACGCCATGGGCGAGAAATTCGGCCGCGGTCTGAAGAGCGAGAAGCTCAACTACGACTTCCACAGTGTCGAGTTTCAGGTGGAAAGCTACCTGCGCTACCAAGGCGAGGAGTTCTCCGGGCGCTTCGACGCCAACACCTACCTGCTGATGACCAAGGCGCTGGACTACTTCGACCCGGCCGCCGCCCACGACGGCGACCTGGCCAAGACCCTGGCCGTGGCCAAGGCGGACTTCTGCCTGATGTCCTTCACCACCGACTGGCGTTTCTCCCCGGCCCGCTCGCGGGAGATCGTTGACGCCCTATTGGCGGCGAAGAAGAACGTCTGCTACCTGGAGATCGATGCACCGCAGGGCCACGATGCCTTCCTCATGCCGATCCCGCGTTACCTGCAGGCATTCGGCAGCTACATGAAGCGAATCGAGGTATGA
- the metW gene encoding methionine biosynthesis protein MetW, whose protein sequence is MRADLDIIQEWIAPGSRVLDLGCGDGELLAWLRDNKQVSGYGLEIDPDKIALCIERGVNVIEQNLDLGLGNFASNSFDVVVMTQSLQALHYPDKVLAEMLRVGKTCIITFPNFGHWRCRWYLTTKGRMPVSDFLPYTWYNTPNIHFCTFEDFERLCHAQGARVEERLAVDRDHRHGIASRIWPNLLGEIGIYRISGADLSAHRVAV, encoded by the coding sequence ATGCGAGCGGATCTGGACATCATCCAGGAATGGATCGCCCCGGGCAGCCGTGTGCTCGACCTGGGCTGCGGCGACGGCGAACTGCTCGCCTGGCTGCGTGACAACAAGCAGGTTTCCGGCTACGGCCTGGAAATCGACCCGGACAAGATCGCCTTGTGCATCGAGCGCGGCGTCAACGTCATCGAGCAGAACCTCGACCTGGGCCTGGGCAACTTCGCCAGCAACAGCTTCGATGTGGTGGTCATGACCCAGTCGCTGCAAGCGCTGCACTACCCGGACAAAGTGCTGGCCGAGATGCTGCGCGTCGGCAAGACCTGCATCATCACCTTCCCCAACTTCGGCCACTGGCGCTGCCGCTGGTACCTGACGACAAAAGGTCGCATGCCGGTGTCGGACTTCCTGCCCTACACCTGGTACAACACACCGAACATCCACTTCTGCACCTTCGAGGACTTCGAGCGCCTGTGCCACGCCCAGGGTGCCCGTGTGGAAGAGCGCCTGGCGGTGGACCGTGACCACCGCCACGGCATCGCCAGCCGCATCTGGCCCAACCTGCTGGGAGAGATCGGCATCTACCGCATCAGCGGCGCGGACCTGTCCGCCCACCGCGTCGCGGTCTGA
- a CDS encoding DUF4426 domain-containing protein, translated as MRRIIPFLVALCLALPAAAERKQSFGDLDVHYSVFNSSFIQPDIASASGLVRSKTQGVINVAVLKAGKPSTAVVGGEVKDLLGKSTALTFRQVTEGEAIYYLAQFPFKTREMLSFTLNVRQGDDAHRITFNQEMFPDD; from the coding sequence ATGCGCCGCATCATTCCCTTCCTGGTCGCCCTGTGCCTGGCCCTGCCGGCCGCCGCCGAGCGCAAGCAAAGCTTCGGCGATCTCGACGTGCACTACAGCGTGTTCAATTCCAGCTTCATTCAGCCGGATATCGCCAGCGCCTCCGGCCTGGTGCGCAGCAAGACCCAGGGCGTGATCAACGTCGCCGTGCTCAAGGCCGGCAAGCCCAGCACCGCAGTGGTCGGTGGCGAGGTGAAGGACCTGTTGGGCAAGAGCACCGCACTGACCTTCCGTCAGGTCACCGAAGGCGAGGCCATCTATTACCTGGCGCAGTTCCCCTTCAAGACCCGTGAAATGCTCAGCTTCACGCTCAACGTGCGCCAGGGTGATGACGCGCACCGCATCACCTTCAACCAGGAAATGTTCCCGGATGACTAA
- the rdgB gene encoding RdgB/HAM1 family non-canonical purine NTP pyrophosphatase has product MTKPVSGFKELVLASHNAGKLKELQAMLGDAVRVRSIGEFSQVEPEETGLSFVENAILKARNAARISGLPALADDSGLAVDALGGAPGIYSARYADGQGDAANNAKLLDALKDVPDAQRGAQFVCALALVRHADDPLPILCEGLWHGSILHEARGEHGFGYDPLFWVPEGECSSAEMPPEQKNRLSHRARAMALLKQRLGL; this is encoded by the coding sequence ATGACTAAGCCAGTGAGTGGTTTCAAGGAGCTGGTCCTGGCCAGCCATAACGCCGGAAAGCTCAAGGAGCTGCAGGCCATGCTCGGCGACGCCGTGCGCGTGCGTTCGATCGGTGAGTTCAGCCAGGTCGAGCCGGAGGAAACCGGCCTGTCGTTCGTCGAGAATGCCATCCTCAAGGCGCGCAACGCCGCGCGCATCTCCGGTTTGCCGGCACTGGCCGACGACTCCGGCCTGGCGGTGGACGCCCTCGGCGGCGCCCCCGGCATCTACTCCGCGCGCTATGCCGATGGCCAGGGCGACGCGGCGAACAATGCCAAGCTGCTCGATGCCCTGAAAGACGTGCCGGACGCCCAGCGCGGCGCGCAGTTCGTCTGCGCCCTGGCGCTGGTTCGACATGCCGACGATCCGCTGCCAATCCTCTGCGAAGGCCTGTGGCACGGCAGCATCCTGCATGAGGCACGTGGCGAACATGGCTTCGGCTACGATCCACTGTTCTGGGTGCCGGAAGGTGAGTGCTCCAGCGCCGAAATGCCGCCTGAGCAAAAGAACCGCCTCAGTCACCGCGCCCGCGCCATGGCCCTGCTCAAGCAGCGCCTGGGGCTGTAA
- a CDS encoding DUF3916 domain-containing protein — protein sequence MARRLRALDRWAASFERNFPQDIPAGERYWNWKIPVLFSLVEGRHTNPQIQAHCAQALINACQHLMRAKPPEAENWRVTAVICLPDFFTSEVCLYLDEDYFQAHTRASVSAHGNSRHLAPLSLSETWSLQLVDGCGELGTEIDYLDEDQPDGRFIAQRWYFGEVMPR from the coding sequence GTGGCCCGCCGCCTGAGGGCACTGGATCGCTGGGCAGCCAGTTTCGAACGTAATTTCCCGCAGGATATTCCTGCGGGCGAGCGTTACTGGAACTGGAAGATTCCTGTGCTATTCAGCCTGGTCGAGGGCCGACACACCAATCCCCAGATTCAAGCTCACTGTGCTCAGGCATTGATCAATGCCTGCCAGCATCTGATGCGAGCCAAACCACCAGAGGCAGAAAACTGGCGGGTAACGGCGGTAATCTGCCTGCCTGACTTTTTCACCAGCGAAGTGTGCTTGTATCTGGATGAGGATTATTTCCAGGCTCATACCCGAGCCTCGGTGAGCGCGCATGGCAATAGCCGCCATCTGGCACCACTGAGCCTATCCGAAACCTGGTCGCTACAACTGGTCGATGGCTGTGGCGAACTGGGCACCGAAATCGACTACCTCGACGAAGACCAACCTGACGGGCGCTTCATCGCACAACGTTGGTACTTTGGCGAAGTCATGCCACGATAG
- the hemW gene encoding radical SAM family heme chaperone HemW: MPDASHFLLPPLALYIHIPWCVRKCPYCDFNSHAAGPTLPEEEYVDALLADLDIDLQHVHGRPLTSIFFGGGTPSLFSDRALGRLLEGVEQRVGFAPDIEITLEANPGTFEQAKFKGYRSLGINRLSIGVQSFQEAKLKALGRIHDGSEAIRAADMARAAGFDNFNLDLMHGLPEQSIEDALFDLRTAISQGPTHLSWYQLTMEPNTVFWSQPPTLPEDDLLWDIQEAGQALLAAEGYAQYEVSAYARPGKQARHNLNYWTFGDFLGIGAGAHAKLSTPAGRIQRTWKTRLPKDYLDRSKAFQAGERILEAGELPFEYLMNVLRLTEGAPAELFSQRTGLPLQHLDLARREAERQGLLQADPTRLVATAKGQLFLNDLLQLFLD, from the coding sequence GTGCCCGACGCCTCTCACTTCCTGCTCCCGCCCCTGGCGCTCTACATCCACATCCCGTGGTGCGTGCGCAAATGCCCGTATTGTGATTTCAACTCCCACGCCGCCGGGCCGACGCTGCCTGAAGAAGAGTACGTCGACGCGCTGCTGGCCGACCTCGATATTGACCTGCAGCACGTCCATGGCCGACCACTGACCTCGATCTTCTTCGGTGGCGGTACGCCCAGTCTGTTCTCCGACCGCGCCTTGGGCCGTTTACTGGAAGGCGTAGAGCAACGTGTCGGCTTTGCGCCGGATATCGAAATCACCCTGGAAGCCAACCCCGGCACCTTCGAGCAGGCCAAGTTCAAGGGCTATCGCAGCCTCGGCATCAATCGTCTGTCCATTGGCGTGCAGAGTTTCCAAGAGGCCAAGCTCAAGGCGCTGGGCCGCATCCATGACGGTAGCGAGGCGATCCGCGCTGCCGACATGGCGCGCGCTGCCGGCTTCGATAACTTCAACCTCGACCTGATGCACGGCCTGCCCGAGCAGAGCATCGAGGACGCCCTGTTCGACCTGCGCACGGCCATCAGCCAGGGGCCGACGCACCTGTCCTGGTATCAGCTGACCATGGAGCCGAACACGGTGTTCTGGAGCCAGCCGCCCACGTTGCCGGAAGACGATCTGCTGTGGGACATCCAGGAAGCCGGCCAGGCCCTGCTCGCAGCCGAAGGCTACGCGCAGTACGAAGTGTCCGCCTACGCCAGGCCTGGCAAGCAGGCGCGACACAACCTCAACTATTGGACCTTCGGCGACTTTCTCGGCATCGGCGCCGGCGCCCACGCCAAATTGAGCACGCCCGCAGGACGCATTCAGCGCACCTGGAAAACCCGTCTGCCCAAGGACTATCTGGACCGCAGCAAAGCCTTCCAGGCCGGCGAACGCATACTCGAGGCCGGCGAGCTGCCGTTCGAGTACCTGATGAACGTGTTGCGTTTGACCGAAGGCGCACCGGCCGAACTATTCAGCCAACGCACTGGCCTGCCGCTGCAGCACCTCGACCTGGCGCGCCGAGAGGCCGAACGCCAGGGGCTGCTGCAGGCCGATCCGACCCGGCTGGTAGCCACTGCCAAGGGGCAGTTGTTCCTCAACGACCTGCTGCAACTGTTTCTCGACTGA
- a CDS encoding GGDEF domain-containing protein — translation MLDPRSLVFILAALSLLMAIVLSAMPSAVRDRQLGARYWSTSMLCVAVASVLYGLRGVVPEAFSMVVANAAAMAATALIYYGGRAFFGLPRHSGKLIGALLLANLGLVYCFYVQDLYAIRVVIFSSVSGVLLFLFGLDVLRHRPRESGRAHFPYLFTALTVIFDSLVSLARIVNAVLPPTGGADFLAPTLLNALYFATHGLLAICISVGFILMLNERLHALLEHQLSHDPLTNAYSRPMIFELAQRELGNLRQPLSLLLLDIDHFKQANDNLGHQGGDEVLKHFVRTLSANLRSNEPLGRYGGEEFIILLRDVDAESARITAERLRRCVAEAPYRHSQGDYPITTSIGHATAHNQESLEQLLQCADTALYRAKREGRNRVEQA, via the coding sequence GTGCTCGATCCCCGTAGCCTCGTCTTCATCCTCGCTGCCCTGAGCCTGCTGATGGCCATCGTGCTGTCGGCCATGCCCAGCGCCGTGCGCGATCGCCAGCTGGGCGCGCGTTACTGGAGCACAAGCATGCTCTGCGTGGCGGTCGCCTCGGTGCTTTACGGCCTGCGCGGGGTCGTGCCCGAGGCCTTCTCGATGGTGGTGGCCAACGCCGCGGCCATGGCCGCTACAGCGCTGATCTACTACGGCGGACGCGCCTTCTTCGGCCTGCCGCGGCACAGCGGAAAACTCATCGGTGCTCTACTGCTGGCTAACCTGGGACTGGTCTACTGCTTCTACGTGCAGGATCTGTACGCCATCCGCGTCGTGATCTTCTCCAGTGTCTCGGGCGTGCTGCTGTTTCTGTTCGGCCTCGACGTGCTACGCCACCGCCCACGAGAAAGTGGACGCGCCCATTTTCCCTATCTGTTCACCGCGCTCACGGTGATCTTCGATTCGCTGGTGTCGCTGGCGCGCATCGTCAATGCAGTGCTGCCCCCCACCGGCGGAGCCGACTTCCTTGCGCCGACACTGCTCAATGCCCTGTACTTCGCCACTCACGGCCTGCTGGCGATCTGCATTTCGGTGGGTTTCATCCTGATGCTCAATGAGCGCCTGCATGCGCTGCTCGAACACCAGCTCAGCCATGATCCACTGACCAACGCCTACTCCCGACCGATGATCTTCGAGCTGGCACAACGTGAGCTGGGCAATCTGCGCCAGCCCCTGTCGCTGTTGCTGCTGGATATCGATCACTTCAAGCAGGCCAACGACAACCTCGGTCACCAGGGTGGTGACGAGGTGCTCAAGCACTTCGTGCGCACGCTCAGCGCCAACCTACGTTCGAACGAGCCATTGGGCCGTTACGGCGGCGAGGAATTCATCATTTTGTTGCGCGATGTCGACGCCGAGTCGGCGCGCATCACCGCCGAACGACTGCGCCGTTGCGTTGCCGAAGCTCCGTACCGCCACTCGCAGGGTGATTACCCGATCACCACCAGCATCGGCCACGCCACCGCCCATAACCAGGAAAGCCTGGAACAACTGCTGCAATGTGCCGATACGGCGCTGTACCGAGCCAAACGCGAAGGCCGCAACCGCGTGGAACAAGCCTAA
- a CDS encoding DUF3392 domain-containing protein — MDLILDLIVTLSRWSRSHLSDISLAIMATLLVLFGPAINAWVQRTIGNLNFVLRTLLFVVFCAVGYGLAIVFLTPWLAKGLAHFNNFTLAPVLILIFVVIGIMADRN; from the coding sequence ATGGATCTGATACTGGATCTGATCGTCACCCTGTCGCGCTGGAGCCGCAGCCACCTCAGCGATATATCCCTGGCCATCATGGCCACCTTGCTGGTGCTGTTCGGCCCGGCCATCAACGCCTGGGTCCAGCGCACCATTGGCAATCTCAACTTCGTCCTGCGCACGCTGCTGTTCGTGGTGTTCTGCGCGGTCGGCTATGGTCTGGCGATCGTTTTCCTCACCCCCTGGCTGGCCAAGGGGCTGGCACATTTCAACAACTTCACCCTGGCACCAGTGCTGATCCTGATCTTCGTGGTGATCGGCATCATGGCCGACAGGAATTAG
- a CDS encoding methyl-accepting chemotaxis protein, producing MNIKDLPLRLKITLTAAVLLSLVSITLIWQSVSSLDRTVNDTLQRDIDGFAQSISVNLGNWMHDRISAVKTTAGSLVAQPQIAPHILLQQTWATFAFNITYIGTTDGRMLQNDPSVILKNYDPRQRGWYQGAEKNNDLFISDPYVSLTDGAYVVTIAYPARRDGSLIGVVGANLTLDTLTDTIGKLSIPGDGYALLIDQSGQMIAHPDKDWRTKSASDFSPTLGGEQLKALVQQRRLTEADVAGSESLLFAVEIPNTRWTFVMVMDKATVLAPVRHQLFVQLAIGAGMLILAILVLALLGRVLFRDLEQIRHNLNAIAAGNGDLTQRLPVNSNDEIGQLSSSFNRFIDQLHGIISRLRDVAVALSSESAQVAQDADAQNQRVQQHQSELHLVATAVTQMASATQEISRNAETASGQAVDSVSLSVEGRHQVGRSQESISLLAEEVEGAGRIIDELHRHSNEISSILSTIASIADQTNLLALNAAIEAARAGEHGRGFSVVADEVRVLSKRTHESTREIEAMIQVLQDATRQAVGVMDNAATKASQSVTDAQAASDLLQRITEAVGQINDMAAQIASAAEEQASVTVEVNRNTENIRSMGDQMSQSSHAASAAASNLQALGRQIGDEVSKFVL from the coding sequence ATGAACATCAAGGATTTGCCGCTGCGCCTGAAGATCACCCTGACAGCGGCGGTGCTGTTATCGCTGGTCAGTATCACGCTGATCTGGCAGAGCGTTTCTTCCCTGGACAGGACAGTCAACGACACCCTGCAGCGGGACATCGACGGTTTCGCCCAGTCGATTTCGGTCAACCTCGGCAACTGGATGCACGACCGCATCAGCGCCGTGAAGACCACTGCCGGCAGCCTGGTCGCGCAGCCGCAGATCGCTCCGCACATCCTGCTGCAGCAGACCTGGGCGACCTTCGCCTTCAATATCACCTACATCGGTACCACCGATGGCCGCATGCTGCAGAATGACCCGAGCGTGATCCTGAAGAACTACGATCCGCGTCAGCGCGGCTGGTACCAGGGCGCCGAGAAGAACAACGACCTGTTCATCAGCGACCCTTACGTCTCGCTCACCGATGGTGCCTATGTGGTGACCATCGCCTACCCCGCGCGCCGCGACGGCTCGTTGATCGGTGTGGTGGGCGCCAACCTGACACTTGACACCCTGACCGACACCATCGGCAAACTGAGCATTCCCGGCGACGGCTACGCGCTGCTGATCGACCAGAGCGGGCAGATGATCGCCCATCCGGACAAGGACTGGCGCACCAAGTCGGCCTCCGACTTCTCGCCGACGCTGGGTGGCGAGCAACTCAAAGCGCTGGTGCAGCAGCGCCGCCTGACCGAGGCGGATGTAGCGGGCAGCGAAAGTCTGTTGTTCGCCGTCGAAATTCCCAATACCCGCTGGACCTTCGTGATGGTCATGGACAAGGCCACGGTCCTCGCCCCGGTGCGCCACCAGCTGTTCGTGCAACTGGCCATCGGTGCCGGCATGCTGATTCTGGCCATTCTGGTGCTGGCGCTGCTCGGCCGAGTGCTGTTCCGCGACCTGGAGCAGATTCGCCATAACCTAAACGCCATCGCCGCCGGTAATGGAGATCTGACCCAACGCCTGCCGGTCAACTCCAACGACGAGATCGGCCAGCTGTCGAGCAGTTTCAACCGCTTCATCGACCAGCTGCACGGCATCATCTCGCGCCTGCGCGATGTCGCCGTGGCGCTGAGCAGTGAGTCCGCGCAGGTGGCGCAGGATGCCGACGCCCAGAACCAGCGCGTGCAACAACATCAGTCCGAGTTGCACCTGGTGGCCACTGCGGTGACGCAAATGGCCTCCGCCACCCAGGAGATCTCACGCAATGCGGAGACGGCCTCCGGCCAGGCGGTGGATTCGGTCAGCCTCAGCGTGGAAGGGCGCCACCAGGTGGGGCGCAGTCAGGAGTCGATCTCACTGCTGGCCGAGGAGGTCGAGGGTGCAGGGCGCATCATCGACGAGCTGCACCGCCACTCCAACGAGATCAGCTCGATTCTCTCCACCATCGCCAGCATTGCCGACCAGACCAATCTGCTCGCGCTCAATGCGGCCATCGAGGCAGCGCGTGCCGGCGAGCACGGCCGGGGCTTCTCGGTGGTGGCCGACGAGGTGCGGGTGCTGTCCAAGCGTACCCACGAATCGACCCGTGAGATCGAGGCGATGATCCAGGTGCTGCAGGACGCCACCCGGCAGGCCGTGGGCGTGATGGACAACGCCGCCACCAAGGCCTCGCAGAGCGTCACCGATGCCCAGGCGGCCAGCGATCTGTTGCAGCGCATCACCGAGGCGGTCGGGCAGATCAACGACATGGCTGCGCAGATCGCCTCGGCGGCCGAAGAGCAGGCCAGCGTGACCGTCGAGGTCAATCGCAATACCGAGAACATCCGCAGCATGGGCGATCAGATGTCGCAGAGCAGCCATGCTGCCTCGGCAGCGGCCTCCAATCTGCAAGCGCTCGGCCGGCAGATCGGCGATGAGGTTTCCAAGTTCGTGCTGTAA
- a CDS encoding AAA family ATPase produces the protein MEVRLHIFGASGSGTTTLARTLAERNGWLHLDTDDFYWLPSEPPYVHKRPPEERVRLICERTAQAPSWVLSGSLCSWGEALIPSFSHALFLRLDDQERMRRLRQREAQRYGVRIQPGGDMHGQSQAFLEWAAGYEEGDLSTRSLAMHEAWMARQLGCPLLRLDSTRHTPEQLAEQVMIWLVR, from the coding sequence ATGGAGGTTCGGTTACATATATTCGGTGCATCCGGCTCGGGTACCACTACCCTGGCCCGCACGCTGGCCGAGCGCAATGGCTGGCTGCATCTGGATACCGACGATTTCTACTGGCTGCCCAGCGAGCCGCCCTATGTGCACAAGCGGCCGCCCGAGGAGCGCGTCAGGCTGATCTGCGAGCGTACCGCACAGGCGCCTAGCTGGGTGCTTAGCGGTTCGCTATGCAGTTGGGGCGAGGCGTTGATCCCGTCGTTCAGTCATGCCCTGTTCCTGCGTCTGGACGATCAGGAACGCATGCGCAGGCTGCGTCAGCGTGAAGCGCAACGTTATGGTGTGCGCATCCAGCCGGGAGGTGACATGCATGGTCAAAGTCAGGCCTTCCTGGAGTGGGCTGCCGGCTACGAAGAGGGTGATCTCAGTACCCGTAGCCTGGCGATGCACGAAGCCTGGATGGCCCGCCAACTGGGCTGCCCGCTGCTGCGCCTGGACTCGACCCGGCATACGCCCGAGCAATTGGCCGAGCAGGTGATGATCTGGTTGGTGCGCTGA